CAGGAACTGGACTGTCGTGTTCAAATCAATGCTCAGCAGCTCCAAACCACCGAACGTAGGGTGTTTGATGAAATGGAGGATGAGTTCACTCGGTTTTTGAATGACAGGAAGTGGACCGAAGGTGAGTTCCAGAATAATGAAAAGATCAAGTGCGCGATCATGATCAATATGGAGAGCCAACCCGACGTGTCTAATTTTAAGGCAAGTGTTCAAGTATTGTCGATTCGGCCAGTCTATGGTACCAATTACGAAACCTCCATTATCAATTTTGCGGATCGTGATTTCAATTTTGAATACACCCAATCGCAGCCCCTCAACTATTCGGACAATGCCTATACTACCAATATCACTTCACTACTGGCTTATTATGCCTATATGATTTTGGCTTATGACTATGATACCTTTGAGAATTTAGGAGGAGATCGACTGTTCGAAAATTCGTGGCAATTGGTTGGATTGGCTCAGCAGGGTGGATATGGTGGATGGGATCAATTCAGTAGCGTGCGAAACCGCTATTGGTGGTCAGAAAATGCCCTGGATCAAGTGATGAAAGGGTTTAGGGAAGCCATGTACCTTTATCACCGACAAGGGCTCGATATTATGGCAGAGGATCCAGAGAAGGGAAGAGCTAATATTTTAGAAGCCATCAAAAAAATCAATCAGGTAAACCGAGCCAAACCGCGATCGATCATGGTGATCACCTTTATGGATACCAAAGCGGATGAGCTGGTCAGTGTATTCTCTGAGGGTAATATGAATGTTCGTCGGGAGGCATATGATATTTTGAAGACAATTGACCCATCCAGGGATGATGAATTCAAAAAGATTTTGACCAACTAGATCGGATTATTTTTTAGATTCGCTTTTCTTTCGTGGCTATCATTTTCTGTCTGAAAACCTTATGATTACGCATCTTTCTATAAGCAATTACGCCCTCATCCGCGAGCTCAATATCGAACCACACCAAGGTTTGAATATGATCACAGGCGAGACTGGTGCAGGTAAGTCTATTATGCTAGGAGCGGTAGGCTTGCTATTAGGAAATCGTGCAGATGTCAAAGCGCTGCTGGATAAGGAAAAAAAGTGCATAGTTGAAGCAGAATTTGAAGTCAAAGACTTGGGCCTCAACACTCTCTTTGAAGAACTGGATTTGGACTATGAAGATCATAGTATCATTCGTCGTGAGATCAGTCCTAAGGGCAAATCAAGAGCTTTTATCAATGATGTTCCAGTGACTTTGGATGTTTTGAAGGAGCTGGGATTGAAACTGATTGATATCCATTCTCAGAATGAAAGCCTCCAATTGAGTAAGAAAGAGGTGAAACTGGAAGTTTTAGATGACTTTGCTCAAAGCAAGAAACAACTGATTGGTTATCAGTCAGTATTTAGGCAATACAACCGTGTAGAAAGAGAACTCAATGATTTGCTAGAGCAAACGAAAAGTGCCAAGCAAGATGCGGATTACAAGAACTTCCTGTTAGATGAACTAGTCAAAGCAGATCTACAGTCTAGTGAACAAGAGGAGCTAGAAGAGGAGTTGTCGGTGTTGGAAAATGCCGAAGAAATTAAACTTCAACTTTCACAGATTTACAACGAATTTGATGGTCAGGACATGGGAGTCAATGATCGATTAAAGGAGGCTGTAAGTGCTCTGAACAAAATGGCTTCTTTTGGGAAGGAAATTGAAGGTTTAGGGGAGAGGTTGAGTTCTGCTGTGACAGAAATAGTCGATGTGATCGGTGAGATTAATGCTGTACAGGAAACCGTAGAACATAACCCTGAGCGTATTGCAGAAGTGAAGAGTCGATTAGATTTGATCTTTCAGCTTCAGCAAAAACACCAGGTCAATTCGGTAGGTGCCTTGTTGGATATCCAAACTAAGTTGGAGCAGGAGGCCAGTGGAGTGATGGATATGGACGAGAAGTTAGAGTCCTTGAAAACGGAATTGTCCGAGTTGAAGAAAAAAATGGTGCAGGAGGCGGAATCGCTTTCAGAATTGCGACGAAGCAAAATCGATACTTTCTGTAATCAAATTACCGAATTGCTGAAGGAATTGGGAATGCCTGATGGCTATCTGGAAGTGGCCTACAAGCGGGTAGATCCATGGAAGATGGGTATTGATGAAGTGGAGTTCTTATTCACTGCCAACAAAGGGATATCACCTGAGCCTTTGTCAAAAGTGGCTTCTGGTGGGGAGTTTTCCAGACTGATGTTTTGCGTCAAATATGTGCTGGCAAGTAAGACAGCCATGCCTACGGTCATTTTTGATGAGATAGATACGGGAGTGTCAGGCGAGATTGCTATTAAGTTAGCACAGTTGATGAAAAAGATGTCAGCCAATCACCAGTTGATTTCCATCAGTCATTTGCCGCAAGTGGCAGCCAAAGGCGATCGACATTATTTTGTCTACAAGGATAACCAATCAGATAAGACTCAAAGTGCAATCAAATTGCTGGACGACCAGTCTAGACTGGAAGCCATTGCAAAGATGATAGGAGGGGATAATCCGTCCGAAGTGGCCATCAATAGTGCACGAGAGTTAATAGGATAGAAATTAGAAAATGAAAGTCAAAGAATCTCATATCTTTGCCTCTCAAATAGCAATAAACGAACAATCAAATAAAATAATATCAAATGGCTAGTGATCTTTTAAAAGGAAAAAGAGGAATCATTTTTGGTGCATTGAATGAAGATTCCATAGCATGGAAAGTAGCCCAGAAGGCTAAAGAGCAAGGAGCTTCATTTACGTTGACAAACGCACCGATAGCACTCAGAATGGGAGCCATCAATCAATTAGCAGAAGAATGTGGGTCTGAAGTTATTCCTGCTGACGCTACTTCAGTAGAGGATTTAGAAGCTTTGTTTTCGAAATCTACAGAGGTTTTAGGAGGTAAGCTTGATTTTGTGCTGCACTCTATCGGAATGAGCCCTAACGTGAGAAAAGGAAAGGACTATGGAGACTTGAATTATGACTGGATGCTCAAGACCATGGATATTTCTGCTATCTCTTTTCACAAAGTAATGGCCGTGGCTGAAAAGCAAGATGCAATGAATGAGTGGGGTTCTATTTTGGCCTTGACTTATATCGCAGCACAAAGAACTTTCCCTGATTACTCAGATATGGCTCAAGCTAAAGCTATGTTAGAGTCTATCGCAAGAAGTTATGGTGAGCGTTTTGCCCGATTGAAAAATGTAAGAGTGAATACAATCTCTCAGTCTCCTACCATGACCACTGCGGGTTCTGGTGTGGGTGGATTTGACGTATTCATGGACTATGCAGATAAAATGTCTCCATTAGGAAATGCCTCAGCTGAGGCTTGCGCAGAATACTGTCTGACTTTGTTCTCAGATTTTACAAAAATGGTGACTATGCAAAACTTGATGCACGATGGTGGATTCTCTTATTCGGGAATCACAGATCGTCTGGTTGAGCAGTTGAAAAAATAATAGAATAGTCTGGAGTCGGTAGACCAGAGTTCTCATAGGACTCTGGTCTACCGACTGTTGACTCTTGATCCAACAATGATTGCCTTTCCCAATGCCAAAATCAATTTAGGCCTCAATATCCTCTCTCGTAGGCCGGATGGTTATCATAACCTTAGTTCTTGTTTTATTCCGATCGACTGGTGTGATGTACTAGAAATTGTTGAATCCGATCAATTTCAATTTCAGTCAACAGGTATACCCATCCCAGGGGATGAGAATACTAACCTTGTCATCAAGGCCTATCATTTATTGAAAGGTAACTATGATTTGCCTCCAGTCAGTATTCATCTGCATAAAGTAATTCCAATGGGAGCTGGATTGGGTGGCGGTTCTTCGGATGCTGCTTTTACCTTGAAGATCTTGAATGACTTATTTGATCTGAAACTACCTGTCACCGAGTTGGAGAAGTACGCAACTCAGTTGGGGGCAGATTGTCCTTTTTTTATTGAGAATAAAGCCAAACTGGTTGGAGGTATAGGGGAGGTTTTCGAGTCTGTTAACCTCTCTTTAGAAGGGTATCAGTTGCAAGTGGTTTTTCCTGGGATTCATGTTAACACGGGTCAGGCTTTTCAGTCCATAACACCAGAGGACCCGACTCATTGGCCAAAAGATGTAGTTATAAAGCCGGTGGATAGCTGGAAAGATAAGCTGGTCAATGATTTTGAAAAACCAGTTTTTGCAGCACATCCGGAATTGGAGGAAATCAAAGAGAAAATGTATGGTGAAGGTGCTATTTATGCTGCTATGTCAGGTAGTGGTAGTTCGATATTTTCGATTTGGGAGCATGATGCTGAACCTGTTTCCTTTCCATATCCGTCCTTTACACACCAGTTTTAGTAGTTCCTTTTCTTTTTTTGAGGCCGTTCGATGGATAGCTATTAATGACTTGTTATCTTTCGAGAAAAAATAACCAAATCAACTTATAATGATCCGATTTATTTTAACAGGAGTTTTTCTTTTTAGCTGTGTTGCAGTTTTTGGTCAAGGTTCCACATTGAGCGATAAAATGGGGGCTGCCACCTTTGCGGAAGTGCAGAGATCCATGGGGATTTATGAAGACGAGGAATTGTTGGACTATGTCATGGATATAGGTAGGCGATTGGAAGAGGTAATGCCCGAGCACGACGAACAATTCAAGTATTTTTTAGTAGATACTGAGGACCCAAATGCCTTTGCTACGGCAGGAGG
This is a stretch of genomic DNA from Reichenbachiella ulvae. It encodes these proteins:
- the porD gene encoding type IX secretion system protein PorD, which produces MICFKRILFLILVTVICFSLKAQELDCRVQINAQQLQTTERRVFDEMEDEFTRFLNDRKWTEGEFQNNEKIKCAIMINMESQPDVSNFKASVQVLSIRPVYGTNYETSIINFADRDFNFEYTQSQPLNYSDNAYTTNITSLLAYYAYMILAYDYDTFENLGGDRLFENSWQLVGLAQQGGYGGWDQFSSVRNRYWWSENALDQVMKGFREAMYLYHRQGLDIMAEDPEKGRANILEAIKKINQVNRAKPRSIMVITFMDTKADELVSVFSEGNMNVRREAYDILKTIDPSRDDEFKKILTN
- the recN gene encoding DNA repair protein RecN; protein product: MITHLSISNYALIRELNIEPHQGLNMITGETGAGKSIMLGAVGLLLGNRADVKALLDKEKKCIVEAEFEVKDLGLNTLFEELDLDYEDHSIIRREISPKGKSRAFINDVPVTLDVLKELGLKLIDIHSQNESLQLSKKEVKLEVLDDFAQSKKQLIGYQSVFRQYNRVERELNDLLEQTKSAKQDADYKNFLLDELVKADLQSSEQEELEEELSVLENAEEIKLQLSQIYNEFDGQDMGVNDRLKEAVSALNKMASFGKEIEGLGERLSSAVTEIVDVIGEINAVQETVEHNPERIAEVKSRLDLIFQLQQKHQVNSVGALLDIQTKLEQEASGVMDMDEKLESLKTELSELKKKMVQEAESLSELRRSKIDTFCNQITELLKELGMPDGYLEVAYKRVDPWKMGIDEVEFLFTANKGISPEPLSKVASGGEFSRLMFCVKYVLASKTAMPTVIFDEIDTGVSGEIAIKLAQLMKKMSANHQLISISHLPQVAAKGDRHYFVYKDNQSDKTQSAIKLLDDQSRLEAIAKMIGGDNPSEVAINSARELIG
- a CDS encoding enoyl-ACP reductase FabI, producing the protein MASDLLKGKRGIIFGALNEDSIAWKVAQKAKEQGASFTLTNAPIALRMGAINQLAEECGSEVIPADATSVEDLEALFSKSTEVLGGKLDFVLHSIGMSPNVRKGKDYGDLNYDWMLKTMDISAISFHKVMAVAEKQDAMNEWGSILALTYIAAQRTFPDYSDMAQAKAMLESIARSYGERFARLKNVRVNTISQSPTMTTAGSGVGGFDVFMDYADKMSPLGNASAEACAEYCLTLFSDFTKMVTMQNLMHDGGFSYSGITDRLVEQLKK
- the ispE gene encoding 4-(cytidine 5'-diphospho)-2-C-methyl-D-erythritol kinase, whose protein sequence is MIAFPNAKINLGLNILSRRPDGYHNLSSCFIPIDWCDVLEIVESDQFQFQSTGIPIPGDENTNLVIKAYHLLKGNYDLPPVSIHLHKVIPMGAGLGGGSSDAAFTLKILNDLFDLKLPVTELEKYATQLGADCPFFIENKAKLVGGIGEVFESVNLSLEGYQLQVVFPGIHVNTGQAFQSITPEDPTHWPKDVVIKPVDSWKDKLVNDFEKPVFAAHPELEEIKEKMYGEGAIYAAMSGSGSSIFSIWEHDAEPVSFPYPSFTHQF